A part of Paraliobacillus zengyii genomic DNA contains:
- a CDS encoding DNA-3-methyladenine glycosylase: protein MLTNLSELKSLPNLFYQQPTLELAKKLLGCVLVKETTEGNAAGIIVETEAYIGPDDQASHSYLNRRTKRTEAMFSKPGTTYMYSMHTHSLFNVVSGKVNQPEAVLIRAVEPTFNLELMRTRRPKITKDKQLTNGPGKLTKALSITMDDYGHQLNHSPLWIARPHTSVSSIQTGPRIGIDNAGDATNYPWRFWIKGNSFVSR from the coding sequence ATGTTAACTAACCTATCTGAACTGAAATCTTTGCCCAATTTATTTTATCAACAACCTACCTTAGAATTAGCAAAAAAACTACTTGGTTGTGTCTTAGTAAAAGAAACAACTGAAGGTAATGCTGCCGGTATTATTGTTGAAACAGAAGCTTATATCGGTCCAGATGATCAAGCTTCCCATAGCTATTTAAATCGAAGAACAAAACGAACAGAAGCAATGTTTTCGAAACCTGGAACAACATACATGTATAGCATGCACACACATTCTTTATTTAATGTAGTAAGTGGCAAGGTTAATCAACCAGAAGCTGTATTAATTCGTGCTGTAGAACCCACTTTTAACCTTGAGTTAATGAGGACAAGAAGACCTAAAATAACAAAAGACAAACAATTAACTAATGGTCCCGGAAAATTAACCAAAGCTTTATCTATAACTATGGATGATTATGGACATCAACTAAATCACTCTCCTCTTTGGATCGCTAGACCTCATACATCAGTATCATCTATTCAAACTGGCCCCAGAATTGGGATTGATAATGCTGGCGACGCAACAAATTATCCTTGGCGTTTTTGGATTAAGGGAAATTCATTTGTTTCCAGGTAA
- a CDS encoding YfhD family protein, with product MNKKTNTNNIAKNEDVEFSRELADKDDMEAMNRMQEADERAEKKKNKR from the coding sequence GTGAATAAAAAAACGAACACAAACAACATTGCCAAAAATGAAGATGTAGAATTTTCAAGAGAACTAGCTGATAAAGACGATATGGAAGCAATGAATCGGATGCAAGAAGCAGACGAACGTGCTGAGAAAAAGAAAAACAAGCGCTAG
- a CDS encoding acyltransferase: MIDERAFIGKNVTLGENVVIEKDAIIGDFVTIGHHSVIKKDTVIDDYVTVGNMTSLGKSPSGNKQMNQVKNKISDLPPLVIGNGVKIGDNCVIYRGSILHDSIFIGDLASVREHVEIGKQSVVGRNAIIENNTLIGNNVTIQTGCYITAFMEIEDDVFIGPCCSTSNDKYMRSGGVGLRGPLIKFGAKIGNNATLLPNVTIGRESTIGAGTVVVHDVPDHKTVIGVAGKELEK; this comes from the coding sequence ATGATTGATGAGCGAGCTTTTATAGGAAAAAATGTAACATTAGGAGAAAACGTAGTGATTGAAAAGGATGCAATAATAGGGGATTTCGTCACAATTGGCCATCATAGTGTTATTAAAAAAGATACTGTCATTGACGACTACGTTACTGTTGGAAATATGACTTCTCTGGGTAAATCACCTTCTGGGAATAAGCAGATGAACCAAGTTAAAAATAAAATATCCGATTTACCACCATTAGTTATTGGGAATGGTGTGAAGATTGGAGATAACTGCGTGATCTATCGCGGCAGTATTTTACACGATTCAATTTTTATTGGTGATTTAGCTAGCGTAAGAGAACATGTAGAAATCGGAAAACAAAGTGTAGTAGGACGCAATGCGATAATAGAAAACAATACTTTAATCGGCAATAACGTTACCATACAAACAGGATGTTATATCACTGCCTTTATGGAGATTGAAGATGATGTTTTTATAGGTCCCTGTTGTTCTACTTCCAATGATAAATATATGCGTTCTGGTGGGGTTGGACTTAGAGGCCCACTCATTAAATTTGGAGCTAAAATAGGAAACAATGCAACACTACTCCCTAACGTTACGATTGGGAGAGAGTCTACTATCGGTGCTGGAACAGTGGTCGTCCATGATGTTCCAGACCATAAAACAGTTATTGGAGTCGCTGGAAAAGAACTAGAGAAATAA
- a CDS encoding ABC transporter ATP-binding protein: MILEIKKAGLLRNGTWILKELDWKIQNQEHWALLGLNGAGKTALLHMLCAYYFPTEGEVTVLGKRFGKDRLGEELRQKIGIVSSIIQGRFYEADSAYQIVLSGAFASIGLYETPTDDMRDKAQNLLKDLGCFSYANRSFYTLSQGERQRVMVARALMADPELLILDEPTNGLDFMAREQLLESIEHLTNQPNCPSFIYVTHHVEEILQCFNKTLLLKNGKVFEAGNTKDIMQEDKLSTFFGTNIELIWQDNRPTIRKR, translated from the coding sequence ATGATACTAGAGATAAAGAAAGCTGGTTTGTTGCGTAATGGAACTTGGATTTTGAAAGAACTTGATTGGAAAATTCAAAATCAGGAACATTGGGCTTTGCTTGGCTTGAATGGAGCGGGGAAAACAGCTCTATTACATATGTTATGTGCCTATTATTTTCCGACAGAAGGGGAAGTTACTGTATTAGGTAAGCGATTCGGGAAAGATCGGCTTGGCGAGGAACTACGACAAAAAATAGGAATTGTTTCCTCAATTATTCAGGGACGTTTTTATGAAGCAGATAGTGCCTATCAAATTGTTTTAAGTGGTGCGTTTGCTTCAATTGGATTATATGAAACCCCAACAGATGACATGCGTGATAAAGCGCAAAATCTTTTAAAAGATTTAGGTTGTTTTAGTTATGCGAATCGTAGCTTTTATACATTATCACAAGGAGAAAGACAACGGGTTATGGTTGCACGAGCGTTAATGGCTGACCCAGAGCTATTGATTTTAGATGAACCTACAAATGGATTGGACTTTATGGCAAGAGAACAGCTACTTGAGTCAATTGAGCACCTGACAAATCAGCCTAATTGTCCATCATTTATCTATGTAACACACCATGTGGAGGAAATTTTACAATGTTTTAATAAAACATTGTTACTTAAAAACGGGAAAGTTTTCGAAGCGGGAAATACGAAGGATATTATGCAAGAAGACAAACTTTCAACATTCTTTGGAACTAATATCGAATTAATTTGGCAAGATAATCGACCAACAATACGAAAAAGGTAA
- a CDS encoding nucleotide sugar dehydrogenase, protein MKIKTDSNDHVVQMSEKTIGVVGLGYVGLPAAICFAEKYQVIGYDINVNKVEALINGKDETGEVTKEQLQETTCIFTTEAENLRACDFIVVAVPTPLDQENKPDLSYVKDATKLIGRNMKQGAIVIYESTVYPGATEEICLPLLEKESGLTIEMDFSIGYSPERINPGDKKNTFKTIGKVVSGYNEKTTKSIELLYASVLEAPVYRATSIKVAEASKVVENTQRDINIAFMNELAMLFDHIGINTNDVLAASRTKWNFHPFTPGLVGGHCISVDPYYLIEKAEQMGYSPTFMKEARKINAFMPRFVIDKIKHYSQQQQIELHQLSVNILGITFKENVPDLRNSKTFEIVKGLRNLGAHVTISDPHASGKEVMDIMGEPLIPFQSLPEAHINLLAVPHLAFKDQITHSYKKLFVNDQGLMIDLKGFLSPEKFPDTIEWWTL, encoded by the coding sequence ATGAAAATTAAAACGGATTCAAATGATCATGTAGTGCAGATGAGTGAAAAGACAATTGGGGTAGTTGGACTTGGTTATGTTGGCTTACCAGCAGCAATCTGTTTTGCTGAGAAGTATCAAGTTATCGGATATGATATTAATGTCAATAAAGTTGAAGCGTTGATAAATGGAAAAGATGAAACGGGTGAGGTAACAAAGGAGCAGTTGCAAGAAACAACGTGTATATTTACAACAGAAGCTGAAAATTTGAGGGCTTGTGACTTTATAGTTGTAGCTGTTCCGACACCGCTTGACCAGGAGAATAAGCCTGATCTATCTTATGTGAAGGACGCAACAAAACTGATTGGAAGAAACATGAAACAAGGTGCAATTGTTATTTATGAATCAACAGTTTATCCTGGTGCAACAGAAGAAATTTGTTTACCACTATTAGAAAAAGAATCTGGATTAACAATAGAAATGGACTTTTCAATAGGGTATTCACCTGAACGAATTAATCCTGGAGACAAAAAGAATACATTTAAAACAATTGGAAAAGTAGTTTCAGGATATAACGAAAAAACTACAAAAAGTATAGAACTGTTATATGCAAGTGTCTTAGAAGCTCCCGTTTATCGAGCAACATCGATTAAGGTAGCTGAGGCATCAAAAGTGGTTGAAAATACGCAAAGAGATATTAATATAGCTTTTATGAATGAGTTAGCGATGCTATTTGATCATATCGGGATAAATACAAACGATGTGTTAGCTGCTTCACGAACAAAATGGAACTTTCATCCCTTTACACCAGGTTTAGTTGGCGGACATTGTATTAGTGTAGATCCTTATTATTTAATTGAAAAGGCTGAGCAAATGGGTTATTCACCAACCTTTATGAAAGAAGCGAGAAAAATCAATGCTTTTATGCCTCGATTTGTAATTGATAAAATTAAACACTATAGTCAACAGCAACAAATTGAATTACATCAGTTAAGTGTCAATATATTAGGAATAACTTTCAAGGAAAATGTACCAGATTTAAGAAATTCTAAAACATTCGAAATCGTAAAAGGGCTACGAAATTTAGGCGCGCACGTTACTATTAGTGACCCACATGCAAGTGGAAAAGAGGTAATGGATATTATGGGGGAGCCGCTTATTCCATTTCAATCATTACCAGAGGCGCATATCAATTTACTTGCAGTTCCTCATCTTGCTTTTAAAGATCAAATCACGCATTCTTATAAGAAGTTATTTGTAAATGATCAGGGATTAATGATCGATCTAAAAGGATTTTTATCCCCAGAGAAATTTCCTGATACAATTGAATGGTGGACACTATAA
- a CDS encoding Gfo/Idh/MocA family protein, with protein sequence MTLLNAGLIGCGFISEKHVQILSQLKDKFHLIAVADSDLGRADKIKALLPTNKEEKTVALFTDYQALLELGEIDVVIITTPSGLHSTMIKQALSKGKHVIVEKPFVLSLKDANEIIALSEACNRQVLVCHQLRYRPIFQKTKALIEQNQFGKLYTASASVQINRPKEYYQQASWRGTWEDDGGMLLNQGLHVADLLLWFMGDIQSIYGKTKNFASWKETEDVAVGTIQFKNDVPGTISANALTQPKNIGYALHVVSENGTVAFSGPALNQVERFYLENESISEKEVREIAMDHEDRLYMYKDFYQALTNPEHTATIDVYEAKKVLEFIFGLYYSDKLNKEVRFPITDFSTIQMQQNSDKEGK encoded by the coding sequence ATGACGCTACTAAACGCTGGATTAATTGGGTGTGGATTCATTTCAGAGAAACACGTTCAAATCCTTTCCCAGTTGAAAGATAAGTTTCACTTAATTGCTGTAGCCGATTCTGATTTAGGAAGGGCAGATAAAATCAAAGCACTTCTTCCAACTAATAAGGAAGAAAAGACAGTAGCTTTATTCACCGATTACCAAGCACTATTAGAATTGGGAGAAATTGACGTCGTCATCATCACTACGCCTTCTGGTTTACACAGTACGATGATTAAACAAGCACTAAGTAAAGGAAAGCATGTCATTGTTGAAAAGCCATTCGTTTTATCTTTAAAAGACGCAAATGAAATTATCGCTCTATCTGAAGCATGTAATCGACAAGTTCTTGTGTGTCATCAACTTCGTTATCGACCGATTTTCCAAAAAACCAAGGCATTAATTGAGCAAAACCAATTTGGGAAGTTATATACTGCCTCTGCATCTGTTCAAATCAATCGACCCAAAGAATATTATCAACAGGCAAGTTGGAGAGGTACTTGGGAAGATGATGGTGGTATGTTGCTGAATCAGGGGTTGCATGTAGCAGACCTGCTTCTTTGGTTTATGGGAGATATCCAATCCATTTATGGAAAAACAAAAAACTTTGCGTCATGGAAAGAAACGGAAGACGTCGCAGTTGGTACGATTCAATTTAAAAACGATGTGCCTGGAACGATTTCTGCAAATGCTCTAACACAACCAAAAAACATTGGCTATGCCCTACATGTTGTTAGTGAAAATGGAACAGTAGCTTTTAGCGGACCTGCTTTAAACCAAGTAGAGCGTTTTTATCTTGAAAATGAGTCCATTTCAGAAAAAGAAGTACGCGAGATTGCAATGGATCATGAAGATAGACTTTATATGTATAAAGATTTTTATCAAGCCTTAACAAACCCAGAACACACCGCAACAATAGATGTTTATGAGGCGAAAAAAGTACTTGAGTTCATTTTTGGATTGTATTATTCGGATAAATTGAACAAAGAAGTTCGCTTCCCTATTACTGACTTTTCAACAATCCAAATGCAACAGAATTCAGATAAGGAGGGAAAATAA
- a CDS encoding NTTRR-F1 domain, whose protein sequence is MPIQNLIINGSFETGDLTGWDSLNTTVTVQQSHSGYYSARFPSSVAPASISQTVSAESGDSFELIVSLAKFKLQASPTIFLEVLFLDATDSVIGTGLDVTIAYDTLPLVIDDNWNEIYQTTSTAPVGTTQAQVIISKPNSALNTPFIFIDDVALLDAIGDGEAGPTGPIGASGATGPTGATGPTGPTGPSGATGATGATGPIGVTGATGPTGATGPIGPSGATGATGATGPTGPSGATGATGPIGPTGATGATGPIGVTGATGPTGATGPIGPTGATGATGATGSSGATGATGPTGPTGITGATGPIGPTGATGATGATGPAGPTGATGATGPAGPTGATGATGATGPTGITGATGPIGPTGATGATGATGPAGPTGATGATGPAGPTGATGATGATGPTGITGATGATGPIGVTGATGPIGPTGATGATGPTGPTGATGATGATGPAGPTGATGATGPIGPSGATGATGPTGPTGATGTTGATGPTGATGATGPAGPTGATGATGATGPTGITGATGPIGPTGATGPIGPTGIQPELFFINTPGSISVFDPPTVPLNTEVTVATVAGVDVELDENIKIDYALAVETTNTADNQVIFEVRLYRDANLIQTRVLNRQLASAGTERFPLSDTYVDTAPATDTVDYTVRVIVTTATNVQTADAINRELNLIVFP, encoded by the coding sequence ATGCCAATCCAAAATTTAATAATAAATGGAAGTTTTGAAACAGGTGATTTAACGGGATGGGATTCTCTAAACACAACTGTAACAGTTCAACAATCCCATTCAGGATACTATTCTGCACGATTCCCCAGTAGTGTAGCACCTGCTTCAATCTCACAAACAGTTTCCGCTGAGTCTGGAGATAGCTTTGAATTGATCGTGTCTTTAGCAAAGTTTAAACTTCAAGCAAGTCCTACTATTTTTCTCGAAGTATTATTCTTAGACGCTACAGATAGTGTAATAGGTACTGGATTAGACGTGACAATTGCATATGACACACTTCCACTTGTTATAGACGATAACTGGAACGAAATTTATCAAACTACTTCTACAGCACCCGTGGGCACAACACAGGCACAAGTAATTATCAGTAAACCGAATAGTGCATTAAATACACCATTCATATTTATTGATGATGTTGCTTTACTTGACGCTATTGGTGACGGGGAAGCAGGACCTACTGGACCTATCGGAGCCTCTGGCGCTACCGGACCTACTGGTGCTACAGGGCCTACTGGACCTACTGGACCTTCCGGAGCCACTGGCGCTACTGGGGCTACTGGACCTATCGGAGTCACTGGCGCTACCGGACCTACTGGGGCTACAGGGCCTATTGGACCTTCCGGAGCCACTGGGGCTACAGGCGCTACTGGGCCTACCGGACCTTCCGGAGCCACTGGGGCTACTGGACCTATTGGACCTACTGGCGCTACTGGGGCTACTGGACCTATCGGAGTCACTGGCGCTACCGGACCTACTGGGGCTACAGGGCCTATTGGACCTACCGGAGCCACTGGGGCTACAGGCGCTACTGGGTCTTCCGGAGCCACTGGGGCTACCGGACCTACTGGACCTACCGGAATCACTGGCGCTACCGGACCTATTGGACCTACCGGAGCCACTGGGGCTACAGGCGCTACTGGACCTGCTGGACCCACCGGAGCCACTGGGGCTACCGGACCTGCTGGACCCACCGGAGCCACTGGGGCTACAGGCGCTACTGGACCTACCGGAATCACTGGCGCTACCGGACCTATTGGACCTACCGGAGCCACTGGGGCTACAGGCGCTACTGGACCTGCTGGACCCACCGGAGCCACTGGGGCTACCGGACCTGCTGGACCCACCGGAGCCACTGGGGCTACAGGCGCTACTGGACCTACCGGAATCACTGGCGCTACTGGGGCTACTGGACCTATCGGAGTCACTGGCGCTACCGGACCTATTGGACCTACCGGGGCCACTGGTGCTACAGGGCCTACTGGACCTACCGGAGCCACTGGGGCTACAGGCGCTACTGGACCTGCTGGACCCACCGGAGCCACTGGGGCTACCGGACCTATTGGACCTTCCGGAGCCACTGGGGCTACCGGACCTACTGGACCTACCGGAGCCACTGGTACTACAGGCGCTACTGGACCTACCGGAGCCACTGGGGCTACCGGACCTGCTGGACCCACCGGAGCCACTGGGGCTACAGGCGCTACTGGACCTACCGGAATCACTGGCGCTACCGGACCTATTGGACCTACTGGCGCAACAGGGCCTATTGGACCTACGGGTATACAACCAGAACTTTTCTTTATTAATACACCGGGATCAATTTCTGTATTTGACCCACCAACTGTTCCCTTAAACACTGAAGTAACTGTAGCTACGGTAGCTGGTGTCGATGTAGAATTAGACGAGAACATTAAAATAGATTACGCTCTAGCCGTTGAAACAACCAATACCGCAGATAATCAAGTAATATTTGAAGTCAGATTATATCGAGACGCTAACTTAATTCAAACACGAGTCTTAAATCGTCAACTCGCATCAGCTGGGACAGAAAGATTTCCACTTTCCGACACCTATGTAGATACAGCACCTGCAACAGATACTGTGGATTATACTGTAAGAGTAATTGTGACTACTGCAACCAACGTTCAAACTGCAGACGCAATTAATAGAGAATTGAATCTAATTGTATTTCCGTAA
- a CDS encoding DUF1360 domain-containing protein, with protein MLSVFEFILLGLATFRLARLFVYDQITTKFRLLFQMEEENVLHDGTVEIIISGKGTGIRRFIGELLACHWCVSVWFSVILYGGLLFFPFLFTPIVIIFSVAAISGIVQTITNYFI; from the coding sequence GTGCTTTCCGTATTTGAATTTATTTTATTGGGTTTAGCAACTTTTCGACTAGCACGATTATTTGTATACGATCAAATTACCACCAAATTTCGTTTACTCTTTCAGATGGAAGAAGAGAATGTGCTCCATGATGGAACAGTTGAAATCATCATTAGTGGAAAGGGAACAGGAATTAGACGTTTTATTGGCGAACTCCTAGCTTGTCATTGGTGTGTTTCCGTATGGTTTAGTGTTATTTTATATGGAGGCTTATTATTCTTTCCTTTTCTTTTCACACCAATTGTAATCATCTTTTCCGTTGCGGCTATTTCGGGAATTGTGCAAACAATAACCAATTATTTTATTTAA
- a CDS encoding glycosyltransferase, with translation MISISLCMIVKNEEEVLARCLETIKNIADEINIIDTGSTDKTVEIAKRYTNRVFHFDWTGDFAAARNESFKYATQDYIIYLDADDIILPEDQKKLRDLKKSLNPSVDAVSMYYNAETDEYGNVTLKYRLNRLLKREKNFKWQGDCHNYLNVSGKIINSEISITHKKMNHSVGRNLAIYENRRKKGETFTARDYFYYGNELRENGHYEEAIKSYKENISLSSGWIEDKVYACINKADCYRYLDDKQNELASLFESLQFARTPRPEISSRIGFHFQRNREFQHAIFWYELATTLEIDPNKWSFTYPAYSTWYPHLQLCVCYYNLQDFQKSFQHNELARNYRPKDERILFNKVLLEKKLNK, from the coding sequence ATGATATCTATCAGTTTGTGTATGATTGTTAAAAATGAAGAAGAAGTATTAGCACGTTGTTTAGAGACGATTAAAAATATTGCAGATGAAATTAACATTATCGATACGGGTTCAACAGATAAAACAGTAGAAATTGCAAAGCGTTATACAAATAGGGTATTCCATTTTGACTGGACTGGTGATTTTGCCGCTGCTAGAAATGAATCATTTAAATATGCTACACAAGATTATATTATCTACTTAGATGCTGATGATATTATCTTACCAGAAGATCAGAAAAAGCTAAGAGATCTAAAAAAATCACTTAATCCAAGCGTTGATGCAGTTTCCATGTATTATAATGCAGAAACAGATGAATACGGTAATGTCACATTAAAATATCGTTTGAATCGCTTATTAAAAAGAGAGAAAAATTTCAAGTGGCAAGGTGATTGTCATAACTACCTCAATGTCAGTGGCAAAATCATCAATTCAGAAATTTCCATAACACACAAAAAAATGAATCACTCTGTTGGGAGAAATTTAGCTATTTATGAAAATCGTCGAAAAAAAGGAGAGACTTTTACCGCACGCGACTATTTTTATTATGGAAATGAATTACGTGAGAATGGACATTACGAAGAAGCGATAAAAAGCTATAAAGAAAATATTTCTCTCTCTTCTGGTTGGATTGAAGACAAAGTTTATGCTTGTATTAATAAAGCTGATTGTTACCGTTATCTAGATGACAAGCAAAATGAATTAGCTTCACTATTTGAATCTCTTCAGTTTGCTAGGACACCACGTCCTGAGATTTCTAGTCGGATAGGATTTCATTTCCAAAGGAACAGAGAATTTCAACATGCAATTTTTTGGTATGAACTAGCAACAACATTAGAAATAGATCCAAACAAATGGAGTTTCACTTATCCAGCTTATTCCACTTGGTATCCACACTTGCAATTATGCGTTTGTTACTATAATTTACAAGACTTCCAGAAATCTTTTCAGCATAACGAACTTGCTCGTAACTATAGACCAAAAGATGAACGCATTTTATTTAACAAAGTACTTTTAGAAAAGAAATTAAATAAATAG
- a CDS encoding catalase — protein MSNERKNLTTASGAPVGDNQNSITAGQHGPTLIQDVHLLEKLAHFNRERVPERVVHAKGAGAHGYFEVTNNDISKYTKADFLSEAGKKSPMFIRFSTVAGELGSADTVRDPRGFSVKFYTEEGNYDLVGNNTPVFFIRDAIKFPDFIHTQKRDPRTHLKDSNMVWDFWSLSPESLHQIMILHSDRGIPATLRHMNGYGSHTFKWVNAEGEAFWIKYHFKTDQGVKNLDVDLAGKLAGDNPDYHTEDLFNAIEDGNHPSWTLKVQIMPEEEAKSYHYDPFDVTKVWSHEDYPLIEVGRMVLDRNPENYFAEVEQAAFSPAHFVPGIEASPDKMLQGRLFSYSDAHRYRIGANHEGLPINRAKSSVDNYQRDGQMRFDGNGGRAVNYEPNSYSGPKETPENKINPFEVSGTADSVGYDSDDHYSQPRALFRDVMNDAERQHTIKNFADHMSGVRNEEIVARQLKEFYKVAPELAEGIAKELGTALPQEISE, from the coding sequence GTGAGTAACGAGAGAAAAAATTTAACAACTGCCTCTGGCGCTCCAGTCGGAGATAATCAAAATTCAATTACAGCAGGTCAACATGGACCTACATTAATTCAAGATGTACACCTTTTAGAAAAACTAGCACACTTTAATCGTGAGCGCGTTCCAGAACGTGTTGTACATGCTAAAGGTGCAGGCGCACATGGTTACTTTGAAGTAACTAACAATGACATATCAAAATACACAAAGGCAGATTTCTTATCAGAAGCTGGTAAAAAGTCACCAATGTTTATCCGTTTTTCAACAGTTGCAGGCGAACTAGGTTCTGCTGATACCGTACGTGACCCTCGTGGTTTTTCAGTTAAATTTTACACAGAAGAAGGAAACTACGATTTAGTAGGTAATAATACACCAGTATTCTTTATTCGTGATGCAATCAAATTCCCTGACTTTATTCATACACAAAAGCGTGATCCAAGAACACATCTTAAAGACTCTAACATGGTTTGGGATTTCTGGTCTTTATCACCGGAATCATTGCACCAAATCATGATTTTACACTCTGATCGTGGTATTCCTGCTACACTTCGCCACATGAACGGGTATGGAAGTCATACTTTTAAATGGGTAAATGCAGAAGGTGAAGCATTCTGGATTAAGTATCACTTTAAAACTGATCAAGGTGTTAAAAACTTAGATGTTGATTTAGCAGGTAAGTTGGCTGGTGACAATCCAGATTATCATACAGAAGACTTGTTTAATGCAATTGAAGATGGTAACCACCCTTCTTGGACGCTTAAAGTACAAATTATGCCAGAAGAAGAAGCAAAATCTTACCATTATGATCCATTTGACGTAACTAAAGTATGGTCACATGAAGACTATCCTCTAATCGAAGTTGGTCGTATGGTATTAGATCGTAATCCAGAGAACTATTTTGCAGAAGTTGAACAAGCAGCATTTTCACCTGCACACTTTGTTCCTGGTATTGAAGCTTCACCAGATAAAATGTTACAAGGCCGTTTATTCAGTTATTCAGATGCACACCGTTATCGTATCGGTGCAAATCATGAAGGATTACCGATTAATCGTGCTAAATCTAGTGTCGATAACTATCAACGTGATGGTCAAATGCGTTTTGATGGCAATGGTGGCAGAGCTGTTAACTATGAACCAAATAGTTACAGTGGTCCAAAAGAAACGCCTGAAAACAAAATTAACCCATTCGAAGTTTCTGGAACAGCAGATAGTGTAGGATATGATAGTGATGATCACTACTCACAACCTCGTGCTTTATTCCGTGATGTAATGAATGATGCAGAACGTCAACATACAATTAAAAACTTTGCTGACCACATGAGTGGCGTAAGAAATGAAGAAATTGTTGCGAGACAGCTTAAAGAGTTTTACAAAGTAGCTCCAGAATTAGCAGAAGGCATTGCCAAAGAACTTGGTACTGCATTACCACAAGAAATAAGCGAATAA
- a CDS encoding DegT/DnrJ/EryC1/StrS family aminotransferase has product MIRLIDLKRQYQSIETELLETMKNVLQSGNFILGPEVAQLEKRVATNLLVSDAITVASGTDALILTLHAYGIGKGDEVITSPFTFIATAEAISRIGARPVFADVDSATGLIDPAQIRKHITRKTKCIIPIHLFGQAAEMDQINQIAKDNNLIVIEDACQAYGATYKDRPVGSLGDAACFSFFPTKNLGGIGDGGIVTTNNTQIANRIRQLRVHGSNKKYYHDEVGYNSRLDSLQAAILLVCLDHIDNWNEKRRKAAKVYIDQLSSLSTVEFLNEKQDNKHVYHLFCLKSTNRDAIITNLKKNEIAAAIYYPCCLHLQKAYADLHYQVGDFPEAETLSKSVLSIPMHPFLTNEEQRKIINSIKEVDLQ; this is encoded by the coding sequence ATGATTCGCCTAATAGATTTAAAAAGACAGTATCAATCGATTGAAACAGAACTTCTAGAAACAATGAAAAATGTATTGCAAAGTGGAAACTTTATTTTAGGACCAGAAGTAGCACAGTTGGAAAAAAGGGTTGCGACTAATTTGCTTGTTTCAGATGCAATCACTGTAGCAAGCGGAACAGATGCATTAATATTAACGCTTCACGCTTATGGGATTGGAAAGGGAGATGAAGTTATTACTTCGCCATTTACATTTATTGCAACAGCAGAGGCCATTAGTCGTATTGGTGCAAGACCGGTATTTGCTGATGTCGATTCTGCAACAGGTTTAATTGATCCAGCTCAAATAAGGAAACATATTACCAGAAAAACGAAATGTATTATTCCCATTCATTTATTTGGGCAAGCAGCTGAAATGGATCAAATCAACCAAATTGCCAAAGATAATAATTTAATAGTTATTGAGGATGCATGTCAAGCCTATGGAGCTACGTATAAGGATAGACCAGTAGGAAGTTTAGGAGATGCAGCATGCTTTTCTTTTTTTCCGACTAAAAATCTTGGTGGAATTGGAGATGGAGGGATTGTCACAACCAATAACACACAAATAGCAAATCGCATTCGCCAACTTCGTGTACACGGAAGTAATAAAAAGTACTATCACGATGAAGTTGGTTATAACAGTAGGCTAGACTCACTCCAAGCTGCAATTTTACTAGTGTGTCTAGACCATATAGACAATTGGAATGAAAAGAGACGAAAAGCAGCAAAGGTTTATATAGATCAATTAAGCTCTCTTTCAACAGTTGAATTTCTCAATGAGAAGCAGGATAACAAGCATGTTTATCATCTTTTTTGCCTAAAGAGCACCAATAGAGATGCGATTATTACAAACCTAAAGAAAAACGAAATAGCAGCAGCAATTTATTATCCTTGCTGTCTTCATTTACAAAAAGCATACGCAGATCTTCATTATCAAGTAGGCGATTTCCCTGAGGCAGAAACATTATCTAAATCTGTCTTATCTATTCCAATGCATCCATTTCTAACAAATGAAGAACAAAGAAAAATTATCAATTCGATAAAAGAAGTTGATTTACAATGA